Proteins from a single region of Chlamydia buteonis:
- the rplL gene encoding 50S ribosomal protein L7/L12 → MTTQSLETLVETLSSLTVLELSALKKLLEEKWDVTAAAPMMTVAAGAAGAGAEAAPAESTEFAVTLEEVPADKKIGVLKVVREVTGLALKEAKEMTEGLPKTVKEKTSKSDAEDTVKKLQEAGAKASFKGL, encoded by the coding sequence GTGACGACACAAAGCTTGGAAACTTTAGTAGAGACATTAAGCAGTTTAACAGTATTAGAACTGTCCGCTTTAAAAAAATTATTAGAAGAAAAATGGGATGTCACTGCCGCTGCTCCTATGATGACAGTTGCTGCTGGTGCTGCTGGCGCTGGTGCTGAAGCTGCTCCTGCTGAATCTACGGAGTTTGCAGTGACTTTAGAGGAAGTTCCTGCAGATAAGAAAATAGGCGTTTTAAAAGTAGTTCGAGAAGTTACAGGATTGGCTTTAAAAGAAGCTAAGGAAATGACAGAAGGCTTGCCTAAAACTGTTAAAGAAAAGACTTCTAAGTCTGATGCTGAGGATACAGTTAAGAAATTACAAGAAGCTGGAGCAAAGGCTTCCTTTAAAGGCTTGTAA
- the rplJ gene encoding 50S ribosomal protein L10 — translation MKEEKKLLLQEVEEKISASQGFILLRYLGFTAAHSREFRNSLSGVSAEFEVLKKRIFFKAIQSAGFDIDSSDTSGHLGVVFAYDDAVSAAKQVLDFNKQYNDSLVFLAGRIDSANLSGKEVEAVAKLPSMKELRQQIVGLLAAPMSQVVGIMGSALSGVISCIDQKTQKN, via the coding sequence ATGAAAGAAGAAAAGAAATTACTCCTTCAAGAGGTGGAAGAGAAGATCTCCGCATCCCAAGGTTTTATTTTATTGAGATATCTTGGATTTACGGCAGCGCACTCTAGAGAGTTTCGTAATTCACTCTCCGGAGTTTCTGCAGAATTTGAAGTGTTAAAAAAGAGAATTTTTTTCAAAGCTATACAGAGCGCTGGTTTTGATATAGATTCTTCGGATACAAGCGGACACCTGGGTGTAGTCTTTGCTTACGATGATGCTGTTTCTGCAGCAAAACAAGTATTAGATTTTAATAAACAATATAACGATTCACTAGTTTTTCTTGCCGGACGAATTGATAGCGCTAACTTGTCTGGTAAAGAAGTAGAGGCTGTTGCCAAATTGCCTTCAATGAAAGAACTGAGGCAGCAAATTGTTGGACTATTAGCTGCTCCGATGTCTCAGGTCGTTGGAATTATGGGCTCAGCTCTTTCCGGTGTTATTTCCTGTATCGACCAGAAAACGCAAAAAAACTAA
- the rplA gene encoding 50S ribosomal protein L1, with translation MTKHGKRIRGILKSYDFSKSYSLQEAIDILKQCPTVRFDQTVDVSIKLGIDPKKSDQQIRGSVSLPNGTGKTLKILVFAAGEKAKEALDAGADFVGSDDLVEKIRGGWVDFDVAVATPDMMREVGKLGKVLGPRNLMPTPKAGTVTMEVTKAIAELRKGKIEFKADRAGVCNAGVGKLSFDGHLLKENIETLCSALIKAKPPAAKGQYLVSFTVSSTMGPGISVDTRELMAS, from the coding sequence ATGACAAAACATGGAAAACGTATACGAGGCATCTTAAAAAGCTATGATTTTTCAAAGTCATATTCTCTGCAAGAAGCTATAGATATTTTAAAACAATGTCCCACAGTGCGCTTTGATCAAACTGTCGATGTATCTATTAAATTAGGCATAGATCCAAAGAAAAGCGACCAACAAATTCGAGGGTCTGTTTCCTTGCCCAATGGCACAGGGAAAACTTTAAAAATTCTTGTGTTTGCTGCTGGAGAAAAAGCTAAAGAAGCTTTAGACGCTGGAGCTGATTTTGTAGGTAGTGACGATCTTGTTGAAAAAATTAGGGGCGGCTGGGTTGATTTTGATGTTGCAGTTGCTACTCCAGATATGATGCGTGAAGTTGGGAAGTTAGGAAAAGTTCTAGGACCTAGAAACCTTATGCCTACACCTAAGGCTGGAACAGTAACCATGGAGGTTACTAAAGCTATTGCCGAGTTGCGCAAGGGGAAAATTGAATTTAAAGCAGACCGTGCTGGGGTATGTAATGCTGGTGTAGGTAAGCTATCATTTGATGGACACCTTCTTAAGGAAAACATCGAAACTCTATGCTCTGCTTTAATTAAAGCTAAGCCGCCTGCAGCGAAGGGGCAATATCTGGTATCATTTACAGTTTCCTCTACTATGGGGCCTGGTATTTCTGTGGATACTAGAGAGTTAATGGCGTCTTAA
- the rplK gene encoding 50S ribosomal protein L11, with amino-acid sequence MSNKKVIKLIKLQIPGGKANPAPPIGPALGAAGVNIMGFCKEFNAVTQDRPGDLLPVVITVYSDKTFTFITKQPPVSSLIKKALNLESGSKIPNRNKVGKLTQAQVTAIAEQKMKDMDVVLLDSAKRMVEGTARSMGIDVE; translated from the coding sequence ATGTCGAATAAAAAGGTGATTAAGTTAATTAAACTACAAATTCCTGGTGGTAAAGCCAACCCAGCCCCCCCAATAGGACCAGCTTTAGGTGCTGCTGGTGTAAATATTATGGGTTTTTGTAAAGAGTTTAATGCTGTAACGCAAGATCGTCCTGGAGACCTGTTGCCAGTAGTCATTACTGTTTATTCGGATAAAACTTTCACTTTTATAACCAAACAACCTCCCGTATCTTCTTTGATCAAAAAGGCATTAAATCTAGAATCTGGGTCTAAAATTCCGAACAGGAATAAAGTTGGAAAATTGACCCAAGCGCAAGTTACAGCTATTGCCGAACAGAAAATGAAAGATATGGACGTCGTTCTTCTTGACTCTGCAAAACGTATGGTAGAAGGAACTGCCCGAAGTATGGGTATAGACGTCGAGTAA
- the nusG gene encoding transcription termination/antitermination protein NusG, whose translation MFKWYVVQVFTAQEKKVKKALEDFKESSGMTDFIQEIVLPIENVMEVKKGEHKVVEKFIWPGYLLIKMHLTDESWLYVKNNPGVVEFLGGGVPLALSEDEVRNILKDIEEKKAGVVQKHKFDVGSRVKINDGVFVNFIGVVSEVFHDKGRLSVMVSIFGRETRVDDLEFWQVEEVALEQESE comes from the coding sequence ATGTTTAAATGGTATGTCGTTCAAGTTTTTACGGCTCAAGAGAAAAAAGTAAAAAAAGCTTTAGAAGATTTTAAGGAATCTTCCGGAATGACGGATTTTATACAAGAGATTGTCTTGCCTATAGAAAACGTGATGGAAGTAAAGAAGGGTGAGCATAAAGTAGTTGAGAAGTTCATCTGGCCGGGGTACCTGTTAATTAAAATGCATCTAACTGATGAGTCTTGGTTGTATGTAAAAAATAATCCTGGTGTTGTTGAATTTTTAGGTGGAGGAGTGCCTCTAGCTTTATCCGAAGATGAAGTAAGGAATATTTTAAAAGACATTGAAGAGAAAAAAGCTGGTGTTGTGCAAAAACATAAGTTCGATGTTGGCTCCAGAGTTAAAATTAACGATGGTGTTTTTGTAAACTTTATCGGTGTTGTTTCTGAAGTGTTCCATGATAAAGGGCGTCTTAGTGTCATGGTATCCATCTTTGGAAGGGAAACTCGTGTTGATGATTTAGAGTTTTGGCAAGTGGAAGAGGTAGCCCTAGAACAAGAAAGTGAATAA
- the secE gene encoding preprotein translocase subunit SecE, translating to MKQRNHQETLSKKIAKAKKQAGAGFLDEIKKIEWVSKRDLKRYVKIVIASIFGLGFSIYCVDLVFRKLLTLLSGITSFLFG from the coding sequence ATGAAACAACGCAATCACCAAGAGACACTCTCTAAGAAAATCGCTAAAGCTAAAAAGCAAGCTGGTGCTGGCTTTCTAGATGAAATTAAAAAAATTGAATGGGTCAGTAAACGAGATCTAAAAAGATATGTTAAAATCGTAATAGCTAGTATTTTTGGCTTAGGCTTTTCTATATATTGTGTAGATCTGGTGTTTCGTAAGCTACTTACATTGCTAAGTGGTATAACAAGCTTTTTGTTTGGTTAG
- the tuf gene encoding elongation factor Tu, with translation MSKETFQRTKPHINIGTIGHVDHGKTTLTAAITRALSAEGLANFCDYSSIDNTPEEKARGITINASHVEYETPNRHYAHVDCPGHADYVKNMITGAAQMDGAILVVSATDGAMPQTKEHILLARQVGVPYIVVFLNKIDMISQEDAELVDLVEMELSELLEEKGYKGCPIIRGSALKALEGDASYVEKIRELMQAVDDNIPTPEREVDKPFLMPIEDVFSISGRGTVVTGRIERGVVKVGDKVQIVGLRDTRETIVTGVEMFRKELPEGQAGENVGLLLRGVGKNDVERGMVICQPNSVKSHTQFKGTVYILQKEEGGRHKPFFTGYRPQFFFRTTDVTGVVTLPEGVEMVMPGDNVEFDVQLISPVALEEGMRFAIREGGRTIGAGTISKIIA, from the coding sequence ATGTCAAAAGAAACTTTTCAACGTACTAAACCCCATATCAACATAGGGACCATTGGACACGTTGACCACGGTAAAACTACGCTAACAGCTGCAATTACACGCGCACTGTCAGCAGAGGGGTTAGCTAATTTTTGTGATTACAGTTCTATTGACAATACTCCTGAAGAAAAAGCTAGAGGAATTACTATCAACGCTTCTCACGTTGAATATGAAACCCCTAACCGGCACTATGCTCACGTAGACTGTCCTGGTCACGCCGACTATGTTAAAAACATGATTACAGGTGCTGCTCAGATGGACGGAGCGATTCTCGTTGTTTCCGCTACTGACGGTGCTATGCCTCAGACAAAGGAGCATATTCTGTTGGCAAGACAGGTCGGGGTTCCTTACATTGTTGTTTTCCTTAATAAAATCGATATGATTTCTCAAGAGGATGCTGAGCTTGTAGACTTGGTTGAAATGGAATTATCCGAGCTTCTAGAAGAAAAAGGTTACAAGGGTTGCCCCATCATTCGTGGTTCTGCTTTAAAAGCTTTAGAAGGCGATGCAAGTTATGTTGAAAAGATTCGCGAGCTAATGCAAGCAGTGGATGATAACATCCCTACCCCAGAACGTGAAGTTGATAAACCTTTCTTAATGCCTATCGAAGACGTATTTTCTATTTCTGGTCGTGGTACAGTAGTAACAGGGCGTATTGAACGAGGAGTCGTTAAAGTTGGTGATAAGGTACAAATTGTTGGTTTGAGAGATACTCGAGAAACAATTGTTACCGGTGTGGAAATGTTCAGAAAAGAACTTCCAGAAGGTCAAGCAGGAGAAAATGTGGGCCTACTTCTTAGAGGTGTTGGGAAAAATGATGTTGAGCGCGGTATGGTTATTTGCCAACCTAACAGCGTAAAGTCCCATACACAATTTAAAGGTACTGTTTACATCTTGCAAAAAGAAGAAGGTGGACGTCACAAGCCTTTCTTCACTGGATATAGACCGCAGTTCTTCTTCCGTACAACAGATGTAACAGGTGTTGTGACTCTTCCTGAGGGTGTAGAGATGGTTATGCCAGGCGATAACGTTGAATTTGATGTTCAATTGATTAGTCCTGTAGCCCTAGAAGAAGGTATGAGATTTGCCATTCGTGAAGGTGGTCGTACAATCGGTGCTGGAACGATTTCAAAAATCATTGCCTAA
- the infA gene encoding translation initiation factor IF-1 — MAKKEDTIVLEGRVQELLPGMHFKILLENGMPVTAHLCGKMRMSNIRLLVGDRVTVEMSAYDLTKARVVYRHR, encoded by the coding sequence ATGGCAAAAAAAGAAGACACTATCGTGCTTGAGGGTAGAGTGCAAGAGCTCCTTCCCGGGATGCATTTCAAAATATTACTAGAGAATGGCATGCCGGTCACAGCTCATTTATGCGGTAAAATGCGTATGAGCAATATTCGTTTGCTTGTTGGAGATCGAGTCACTGTTGAAATGTCAGCCTATGACCTAACGAAAGCTAGGGTTGTATACAGGCATCGTTAA
- a CDS encoding SufE family protein has product MNPSVCPLQHAGCLKKQHRILQTLFPEKFHKDMLYNTLLDFGSQSKNFDKSKISRENLVLGCQSDLYLYEVYQEGRLFFFTHTEALISSGIAVLFAEVYSGETPVTILTCKPVFFDQLSQYLSFGRVNGGESLYMRMKQISVQYLKSSD; this is encoded by the coding sequence TTGAATCCCTCCGTATGTCCCCTACAGCATGCTGGATGCTTGAAAAAACAGCACCGCATTTTACAAACTCTGTTTCCCGAAAAATTTCATAAAGACATGTTGTATAACACTCTTTTAGATTTCGGATCACAATCTAAAAACTTTGATAAAAGTAAAATTTCAAGAGAGAACCTTGTGTTGGGTTGTCAGAGTGATTTATATCTTTATGAAGTATATCAAGAGGGACGTTTATTCTTTTTTACGCATACGGAAGCTTTGATTTCTTCTGGGATAGCAGTATTATTTGCTGAAGTGTATTCTGGGGAAACCCCGGTTACCATACTAACCTGTAAGCCAGTATTTTTTGATCAACTCAGTCAATACCTATCTTTTGGAAGAGTGAATGGAGGTGAGTCTCTGTACATGCGGATGAAACAAATTTCTGTGCAGTATCTCAAATCTTCAGATTAG
- a CDS encoding biotin transporter BioY, producing MGYSLATKFHFLRILNSPIVKILEGSFFLALLAKIALPLPFTPVLVTFQTLGIFCIGVACSPWIAVGSVLSYLIEGMFLPVFYGSGYGLTAFFGPTAGYLYAFPIAVLFISSFYRRFKSPGGYVLASILTIAALIILVMGSLWLAYYFYTMSITESIDIVKGFRLGAVPFIFGEALKILLVVKGKSAVQFFQTRYF from the coding sequence ATGGGTTATAGCTTAGCTACAAAGTTTCATTTTTTAAGGATTTTGAATAGTCCAATAGTAAAAATATTGGAGGGATCGTTTTTCCTCGCCTTGCTAGCGAAGATTGCCCTACCCCTACCCTTTACTCCTGTTCTAGTAACTTTTCAGACATTAGGGATTTTTTGTATTGGTGTTGCATGCTCTCCATGGATAGCTGTTGGTAGCGTTCTCTCTTATCTTATTGAAGGCATGTTTTTGCCAGTATTTTATGGTTCGGGATATGGCTTAACTGCGTTTTTCGGACCAACAGCAGGATATCTTTATGCTTTTCCTATAGCTGTTCTATTTATCTCCTCATTCTATCGTCGATTTAAATCTCCCGGCGGATACGTCTTGGCCTCTATCCTTACTATCGCAGCCCTTATAATACTAGTAATGGGATCTCTCTGGCTTGCCTACTATTTTTATACGATGTCTATCACTGAATCCATAGATATTGTAAAAGGTTTCCGATTAGGCGCTGTGCCATTTATTTTCGGAGAGGCCTTAAAAATTCTTCTCGTAGTTAAAGGCAAATCTGCGGTGCAATTTTTTCAGACGCGCTATTTTTAA
- the dapA gene encoding 4-hydroxy-tetrahydrodipicolinate synthase gives MKLLTASVTPFLPNNSIDFLSFENLLRFQEREGNGVVLLGSTGESLSMTAKEKESLVSYACSLNLKVPIIVGVPGTSLHEASEWIHTCQSYPIYGFLITTPIYTKPGIHGQTLWFESLLNKTNKPAILYNIPSRSGTTLYLDTVRALATHPFFYGLKDSGGSIKNCLEYAQISSNVVLYCGDDGLWPQMYECGAQGLISVLSNIWPKEARECVEDPRNKYRAGLWREVSSWLNQTTNPIAIKALLAYEQVIAHNTLRLPLSIKDLQCAESVPRIIKKMSQWEYPSAHV, from the coding sequence ATGAAATTACTCACGGCTTCTGTCACGCCTTTCTTACCTAATAATTCTATAGATTTTTTAAGCTTTGAAAATCTCTTGCGTTTTCAAGAGAGAGAAGGCAATGGCGTTGTTCTTCTTGGTAGTACAGGAGAAAGCCTATCCATGACAGCAAAGGAAAAAGAATCCTTAGTTTCCTATGCATGTTCTTTAAACTTGAAGGTTCCCATAATTGTTGGTGTACCAGGGACATCACTACACGAAGCTTCAGAGTGGATCCATACATGTCAGTCGTATCCTATTTACGGTTTTTTAATCACTACCCCTATTTATACTAAGCCTGGTATACATGGTCAGACCCTTTGGTTTGAATCTCTGTTAAACAAAACAAACAAGCCTGCAATTCTATATAACATTCCTTCTAGATCAGGAACAACGTTATATTTAGACACAGTACGAGCTCTTGCTACTCACCCTTTTTTCTATGGTTTGAAAGACTCCGGAGGGTCTATTAAAAATTGTCTAGAATACGCGCAGATTAGTTCTAACGTAGTTCTTTATTGTGGTGACGATGGCTTGTGGCCACAAATGTATGAGTGCGGGGCACAGGGGTTAATTTCAGTTCTATCTAATATCTGGCCAAAAGAGGCACGTGAGTGTGTTGAGGATCCTCGTAACAAGTATCGTGCGGGCTTGTGGCGAGAAGTTTCTTCTTGGCTTAATCAGACGACTAACCCTATTGCTATTAAAGCGCTACTTGCTTACGAGCAAGTTATAGCACATAACACTTTGCGCTTGCCTTTATCTATTAAGGACTTACAATGCGCTGAATCTGTGCCACGAATTATAAAAAAAATGTCACAATGGGAATACCCAAGTGCTCACGTATAG
- a CDS encoding aspartate kinase — MPPVVYKFGGTSLGTAESIRKVYDIVHKNTPWFIVVSAVAGITDLLDMFCSVSSEYREHIILDIANKHNEIIHDLQLTFSISPWIEKLQSCMDKEKISPRDRAEILAIGEDISASLFHAFCCSNDFSLEFLEARTVILTDGEYSRATPDILRMRENWHALDFRSDVCYITQGFIGANASGETTLLGRGGSDYSGALIAEMSHAKEVRIYTDVNGIYTMDPRIIEDAQLIPELSFEEMQNLATFGAKILYPPMLSPCVRAGIPIFVTSTFDLSKGGTWIYAMDKIMSHEPRVKALSLRQHQRLWSIDCSGSSTVGLDKILPILEIHHVLPGLITSQDSTVSFTTDDDDVSDDVIRELYDKLSSIGTVHMLYDLALITMIGSGLASTKVVTTVTEKLRHYPSPIFCCCQSCMALSLVVPENLAGNVVEQLHNDYVKQKFSVV, encoded by the coding sequence ATGCCCCCAGTAGTCTATAAATTTGGTGGGACGAGTTTAGGAACTGCGGAAAGTATCAGAAAAGTTTATGATATTGTTCATAAGAATACGCCGTGGTTTATTGTTGTCAGTGCTGTAGCCGGTATTACGGATCTTTTGGATATGTTTTGTTCCGTTTCTAGTGAATATCGGGAACACATCATTTTGGACATAGCAAACAAACATAATGAAATTATTCATGATCTACAACTCACATTCTCTATATCTCCCTGGATAGAGAAGTTACAAAGTTGTATGGATAAGGAAAAAATATCACCGCGTGATCGCGCAGAAATTCTTGCTATAGGAGAGGATATATCAGCCTCTCTATTTCATGCTTTTTGCTGTAGTAATGATTTCTCTTTAGAGTTTTTGGAAGCTAGAACCGTTATATTAACAGACGGTGAGTATAGTCGAGCAACTCCTGACATTTTGCGTATGCGTGAGAATTGGCATGCTCTCGATTTTCGGAGTGATGTTTGTTACATTACCCAGGGATTCATAGGAGCAAATGCTTCTGGGGAAACAACACTATTAGGTAGAGGGGGTAGTGATTATTCTGGAGCTTTAATTGCTGAAATGAGTCACGCTAAGGAAGTGCGTATTTATACGGATGTTAACGGTATTTATACCATGGATCCTAGAATTATTGAAGATGCTCAACTTATTCCCGAGTTGAGTTTTGAAGAAATGCAGAATCTTGCCACATTTGGTGCCAAGATTCTTTATCCACCTATGCTTTCTCCTTGTGTGCGCGCTGGTATCCCTATTTTTGTAACCTCAACTTTTGATTTGTCTAAAGGGGGCACGTGGATCTATGCTATGGATAAAATTATGAGTCATGAGCCACGTGTAAAAGCATTGTCTTTACGTCAGCATCAGCGTTTATGGTCGATAGACTGCAGCGGTTCAAGTACTGTGGGCTTGGATAAGATTTTACCTATACTAGAAATCCATCATGTTCTTCCTGGATTAATAACTTCTCAAGACAGCACGGTATCCTTTACAACTGATGATGATGACGTTTCTGACGATGTTATTCGAGAGCTGTATGATAAATTATCGAGCATTGGCACAGTGCATATGCTCTATGATCTGGCGTTAATCACGATGATCGGTTCCGGATTAGCTTCAACAAAGGTTGTAACGACTGTGACGGAAAAATTACGGCATTATCCTTCCCCAATCTTTTGCTGTTGCCAAAGCTGTATGGCATTAAGCTTAGTTGTTCCTGAAAATCTTGCAGGAAATGTTGTAGAACAACTCCATAATGATTATGTTAAGCAGAAGTTTTCTGTAGTATAA
- the asd gene encoding aspartate-semialdehyde dehydrogenase produces the protein MRVAVLGATGLVGQKFVALLHKWFPWHICEVVASETKCSQTYGSVCVWQESLGPMPASMRYVPVRRIEEVESDVVVSFLPEIVAESLESYCLSKGKLIFSNASAYRMHPAVPIVIPEVNPEHFQLVNKQPFPGRIITNSNCCVSGIALALAPLTELSIGHVHIVTLQSVSGAGYPGISSMDILGNTIPHIVKEEEKILRETLKILGSSEEPADFPITVTVHRVPVIYGHTLTLHVTFHNTVAIEDILHIYHRKNAEFPETYKLYDSPWHPQARKDLTDDDMRVHIGPVTYGGDSRTIKMNVLIHNLVRGAAGALLMNMQNYCFQNAGEYACPQ, from the coding sequence ATGCGTGTGGCTGTTTTGGGAGCTACTGGACTTGTTGGACAAAAGTTTGTAGCTCTCTTGCATAAATGGTTTCCTTGGCATATTTGTGAAGTTGTTGCCTCCGAGACAAAATGTAGTCAAACTTATGGTTCTGTATGTGTGTGGCAAGAGTCGTTAGGCCCTATGCCAGCCAGCATGAGATACGTACCTGTTCGTAGGATTGAAGAAGTCGAGTCAGATGTTGTCGTGTCTTTTTTGCCAGAGATTGTAGCAGAATCATTAGAGTCCTACTGCTTGTCTAAGGGGAAGTTGATCTTTTCTAATGCATCAGCTTATAGGATGCACCCTGCTGTTCCTATAGTTATCCCTGAGGTAAATCCGGAGCATTTTCAACTTGTGAATAAGCAACCTTTTCCAGGAAGAATCATAACAAACTCTAATTGCTGTGTGTCAGGTATTGCCTTGGCCTTAGCTCCTTTAACGGAGTTGAGTATAGGTCATGTACATATTGTTACTTTGCAGTCAGTGAGTGGAGCTGGGTATCCTGGGATTTCTTCTATGGATATTTTAGGAAATACAATTCCTCACATAGTAAAGGAAGAGGAAAAGATCCTGAGAGAAACGTTAAAGATTTTAGGAAGTAGTGAAGAACCTGCGGATTTCCCTATAACGGTTACTGTGCACCGTGTTCCTGTAATTTATGGGCATACATTGACCTTACACGTGACTTTTCATAATACTGTAGCTATAGAAGACATTCTTCATATTTATCACCGTAAGAATGCAGAATTTCCCGAAACGTATAAACTTTACGATTCTCCTTGGCATCCACAGGCAAGAAAAGATCTCACAGATGATGATATGCGTGTGCATATAGGTCCCGTTACTTATGGAGGAGATTCCCGAACAATAAAGATGAATGTATTGATACATAATCTTGTTCGAGGTGCTGCGGGAGCTTTATTGATGAATATGCAGAACTACTGTTTTCAGAATGCTGGAGAATATGCATGCCCCCAGTAG
- a CDS encoding 4-hydroxy-tetrahydrodipicolinate reductase: MRVGIIGCSGRMGTLLSSLLRSSNRFILGPGFSRQSSYSLDSVIESNDVLVDFSSSSFSDELLVALLSNPKPLIFATTKPEPSCSVDEKLQRLAAYVPVVVCPNTSLGAYVQKRLAGLLARVFDDRYDIRISEVHHRGKRDPVSGTAKELASILRNTKQEAWQQEYSIGSRCHSVKNIELHASRVGNIAGEHEVAFISDKEQIIIHHKVFSRAVFAEGALRILDWLIDESPSPGCYGPEVGLKVSM; this comes from the coding sequence ATGCGTGTTGGTATTATCGGATGTTCGGGAAGAATGGGAACGTTATTGAGTTCTTTGTTGAGATCATCAAACCGTTTTATTTTAGGCCCAGGGTTCTCTAGACAGAGCTCTTATTCTTTAGACTCCGTTATAGAAAGTAATGACGTTCTTGTAGATTTTTCTTCCTCATCTTTTTCAGATGAACTCCTCGTTGCCTTGCTTTCTAACCCTAAACCCCTGATTTTTGCTACGACAAAGCCTGAGCCCTCTTGCTCTGTAGATGAGAAATTACAACGTTTAGCTGCTTATGTTCCTGTTGTTGTCTGCCCTAACACAAGTCTAGGAGCATATGTGCAAAAACGTTTGGCAGGTCTACTTGCTCGGGTATTTGATGATAGGTACGATATCCGAATTTCTGAAGTGCATCATCGAGGAAAAAGGGATCCAGTTTCTGGAACGGCTAAAGAACTAGCCTCTATTCTTCGCAATACTAAGCAAGAGGCCTGGCAACAGGAATATAGTATCGGGTCTCGTTGTCATAGTGTAAAAAATATTGAACTGCATGCATCGCGTGTAGGGAATATTGCTGGCGAACATGAAGTCGCCTTTATTAGTGATAAAGAACAAATCATTATACACCATAAGGTCTTTTCTAGGGCAGTGTTTGCAGAGGGGGCTTTAAGAATTTTAGATTGGTTAATCGATGAGTCTCCATCCCCTGGATGTTATGGACCTGAAGTAGGGCTAAAGGTTTCTATGTGA
- a CDS encoding phenylalanine 4-monooxygenase, translating to MTRHIAAILSNSESYSDALLNSRLALWKAYCPQVFFEYLDALNLTAGSVIDIDHINHTILSQTGLTLSSTKDYLPPHDYLFELSQQRFPIAKHIRKMEDESFSPLPDLIHDLFCHVPWLLHQEFVKFFSSMGKLFIKAVERAKEIYSIEDQPRILNSNVLAISRCFWFTVENGLIEKQGKRKAYGAAILSSTDQLSYTFNNNVFISPFKTEHIIQRPCNPKSLQTTFFIIRDFSELNDVAEKMHLFLEQGRLDFIVFGPHDVYYQDIIYFLNEHVFS from the coding sequence ATGACTCGTCACATCGCTGCAATACTTTCCAACTCTGAAAGTTATTCAGATGCACTGTTAAATTCTCGACTTGCTTTATGGAAGGCTTATTGTCCCCAAGTTTTTTTTGAGTATTTAGATGCTCTAAATCTAACTGCAGGATCAGTGATAGATATTGATCACATTAACCATACTATCCTGTCACAAACAGGTCTTACATTATCCTCAACAAAAGATTATCTCCCGCCACACGATTATTTATTTGAGTTAAGTCAGCAACGGTTTCCTATAGCTAAACACATACGCAAAATGGAGGATGAAAGTTTTTCGCCTCTTCCTGATCTCATTCACGATTTATTTTGCCATGTCCCATGGTTACTGCATCAAGAATTCGTAAAATTTTTTTCTTCTATGGGGAAGCTCTTTATAAAAGCTGTAGAACGAGCAAAAGAAATCTATTCTATAGAAGACCAGCCTCGAATACTTAACAGCAATGTTCTAGCAATCTCGCGGTGTTTCTGGTTTACAGTAGAAAACGGTCTTATTGAAAAACAGGGAAAGAGAAAAGCATACGGAGCTGCTATATTAAGCTCCACAGATCAGTTATCCTATACCTTTAACAACAACGTATTCATTTCTCCGTTTAAAACCGAACACATTATACAACGCCCCTGCAATCCAAAATCCCTACAAACCACTTTCTTCATCATTCGTGATTTTAGCGAATTAAATGACGTTGCAGAAAAAATGCACCTATTTCTAGAGCAAGGACGACTTGATTTTATTGTCTTTGGTCCACACGATGTATACTATCAAGATATTATCTATTTTTTAAATGAACATGTCTTTTCATAA